From Longimicrobium sp., one genomic window encodes:
- a CDS encoding phosphomannomutase/phosphoglucomutase, translated as MVNPHIFRQYDIRGVVGTDVTPEVAESIGRGFTTLVRRKLGTDSPVLALGRDNRLSSNELADAVRRGMIAAGAQVIDVGLVPTPAHSFAMAHWETDGGLQVTGSHNPPQYNGFKMAIRGGSIYGEMIQEVLRIIQQDDYETGEGRAENRAVLETYVRELAAKFRIARPVKVVVDCGNGTGAVVAVDLLRALGENVEVVPIFCESDGTFPNHHPDPVVDKNLADIIAKVKETGADLGVAFDGDADRIGAIDDRGRIVRGDTLLLLYGLDLLEKRGAGQKVVFDVKCTQALPEVLEAHGGVPVLNATGHSLIKKRMKEEHALLAGELSGHIMFGDNYYGFDDALYGALLLIDMVARRQGTLSEWVDTFPKFVSTSELRYPATEETKFPIVARAVEHFRQGHEVIDVDGARVLFGDGWGLIRASNTEPVLVARYEARTPERLQQIRAEMEGWLQSQGIGGASVGH; from the coding sequence ATGGTCAATCCGCACATCTTCCGGCAGTACGACATCCGCGGCGTGGTGGGCACCGACGTCACGCCCGAGGTGGCCGAGTCCATCGGCCGCGGCTTCACCACGCTGGTGCGGCGCAAGCTGGGGACGGATTCGCCGGTCCTCGCCCTCGGCCGCGACAACCGCCTGAGCAGCAACGAGCTGGCCGACGCCGTCCGCCGCGGGATGATTGCCGCCGGCGCGCAGGTCATCGACGTCGGGCTCGTCCCCACGCCCGCGCACTCGTTCGCCATGGCGCACTGGGAGACCGACGGCGGGCTGCAGGTGACGGGCTCGCACAACCCGCCGCAGTACAACGGGTTCAAGATGGCCATCCGCGGCGGCTCCATCTACGGCGAGATGATCCAGGAGGTGCTGCGGATCATCCAGCAGGACGACTACGAGACGGGCGAGGGGCGCGCCGAGAACCGCGCCGTGCTGGAGACGTACGTGCGCGAGCTCGCCGCGAAGTTCCGGATCGCCCGGCCGGTGAAGGTGGTGGTCGACTGCGGCAACGGCACCGGCGCCGTCGTCGCCGTAGACCTTCTGCGCGCGCTGGGCGAGAACGTCGAGGTGGTCCCCATCTTCTGCGAGAGCGACGGGACGTTCCCGAACCACCACCCCGACCCCGTGGTCGACAAGAACCTCGCCGACATCATCGCGAAGGTGAAGGAGACGGGCGCGGACCTGGGCGTGGCGTTCGACGGCGACGCCGACCGCATCGGCGCCATCGACGACCGGGGCCGCATCGTGCGCGGCGACACGCTGCTGCTGCTGTACGGGCTGGACCTGCTGGAGAAGCGCGGGGCGGGGCAGAAGGTGGTGTTCGACGTGAAGTGCACGCAGGCGCTTCCCGAGGTGCTGGAGGCGCACGGCGGCGTCCCCGTCCTCAACGCGACCGGGCACTCGCTGATCAAGAAGCGGATGAAGGAGGAGCACGCGCTGCTGGCCGGCGAGCTCTCCGGCCACATCATGTTCGGCGACAACTACTACGGCTTCGACGACGCGCTGTACGGCGCCCTTCTGCTGATCGACATGGTGGCGCGGCGGCAGGGGACGCTTTCGGAGTGGGTCGACACCTTCCCGAAGTTCGTCTCCACCAGCGAGCTGCGCTATCCGGCCACGGAGGAGACCAAGTTCCCGATCGTGGCGCGCGCGGTGGAGCACTTCCGCCAGGGGCACGAGGTGATCGACGTCGACGGCGCGCGCGTGCTGTTCGGCGACGGCTGGGGGCTGATCCGCGCGTCGAACACCGAGCCCGTCCTCGTCGCCCGCTACGAGGCGCGCACCCCCGAGCGTCTCCAGCAGATCCGCGCGGAGATGGAGGGGTGGCTGCAGTCGCAGGGGATCGGCGGAGCCAGCGTGGGGCATTGA
- a CDS encoding CBS domain-containing protein, with product MSEGGGPPPRGREIRLTEVLRAEHVVAPLPADTVQAAVSALAQRLIDTGAVADPERLARLFSESRIRDLIHVGDRVLLPHVRTDAVRELVVALGVASVPLATATAGDEPAAQVVVLVLAPPSATGVYLQTVAALARVLRSDEVVDAMLAARSAEEILAIPGVREITIQPRLTVRDVMTQRVHRVGPTATVREVLDLVADHKLRAVPVVDDERGVLGMVTDRDLMRFFLPVVQKTTGESPASLKDTPVREVMSRSVICVSEDQALTEVMSIMVSKDIERLPVVSEGKLTGFLTRGDILRKLFAFP from the coding sequence CTGAGCGAGGGCGGCGGTCCTCCCCCGCGGGGGCGCGAGATCCGGCTGACGGAGGTCCTCCGCGCGGAGCACGTGGTGGCTCCCCTTCCCGCCGACACCGTGCAGGCCGCGGTGTCGGCGCTCGCGCAGCGGCTGATCGACACCGGCGCGGTGGCCGACCCCGAGCGGCTGGCCAGGCTGTTCTCCGAGAGCCGCATTCGCGACCTGATCCACGTGGGCGACCGGGTGCTCCTCCCGCACGTGCGCACCGACGCCGTGCGCGAGCTGGTGGTCGCGCTCGGCGTGGCCTCCGTCCCGCTGGCGACCGCGACGGCGGGGGACGAGCCGGCGGCGCAGGTGGTGGTCCTCGTCCTGGCCCCGCCCTCGGCGACGGGGGTGTACCTGCAGACGGTGGCGGCGCTCGCGCGGGTGCTGCGCAGCGACGAAGTGGTCGACGCGATGCTGGCGGCGCGCTCGGCGGAGGAGATCCTGGCCATCCCCGGGGTGCGCGAGATCACCATCCAGCCGCGCCTGACCGTGCGCGACGTGATGACGCAGCGCGTGCACCGCGTGGGCCCCACGGCCACGGTGCGCGAGGTGCTCGACCTGGTCGCCGACCACAAGCTGCGCGCGGTGCCGGTGGTCGACGACGAGCGCGGCGTGCTGGGGATGGTGACCGACCGCGACCTGATGCGCTTCTTCCTCCCGGTGGTGCAGAAGACCACGGGGGAGAGCCCGGCGTCGCTCAAGGACACCCCCGTGCGCGAGGTGATGAGCCGCTCGGTGATCTGCGTGAGCGAGGACCAGGCGCTCACCGAGGTGATGTCGATCATGGTCAGCAAGGACATCGAGCGCCTGCCCGTCGTGAGCGAGGGCAAGCTCACCGGCTTCCTCACGCGGGGCGACATCCTGCGCAAGCTGTTCGCGTTCCCATGA
- a CDS encoding lipopolysaccharide biosynthesis protein, which translates to MSSSEIERDDDETLMMARPEAGDTQSPLQGGAPGAPAAGAGFASKLRRLGSESLIYGLSSVLGRFLSYVMQFMYVGYFSTADNGVQSAVYTYSPILGIVFLLGMDVAYMRSAAQVKDRPLEERQRAFSMTFAIVAGAGAVAMVLAALAARPLADAFKLPVTGFLYLLAIVYTDSLIAVPYAHLRMTGRAMRYAVLRLLFVGVSVALNIVLIAVLRWGVDAVFLSNLIANLVVLALFTGEIAKLFRPRLLRGAEWKPLWHYALPIMPAMFAVMVVENGDRMVLNWLPERVSKAVYHMSTKDVLGIYNFNYKLGVAMLLVAQMFRMAWTPFSLQHGRDPDAPRLFSRVLTAVMLVCSVAFLGLALFVPSLVGIPAIYRWPTSPAYWLGLSIMPVILLGYVFSAIYAVVTAGLYIEKKTGVLPWIAGAGAAINVAICVVAARHSMVAVAWATPASYALMAALGAWQGNRVYPVPWEWLRLAHVGAIVTAIFFADRWLAGHGWGATEWRSVGVKLLLLLAFPALLALTRFFRPGELKAMRRLVPIGRKPAAA; encoded by the coding sequence ATGAGCAGCAGCGAGATCGAGCGCGACGACGACGAAACGCTGATGATGGCGCGCCCCGAGGCCGGCGACACCCAGTCGCCGCTGCAGGGAGGCGCGCCCGGGGCGCCGGCGGCGGGCGCGGGGTTCGCCTCCAAGCTCCGCCGGCTGGGGAGCGAGTCGCTGATCTACGGGCTCAGCTCGGTGCTCGGCCGCTTCCTCAGCTACGTGATGCAGTTCATGTACGTGGGCTACTTCAGCACGGCCGACAACGGGGTGCAGAGCGCCGTGTACACCTACTCGCCCATCCTCGGCATCGTGTTCCTGCTGGGGATGGACGTGGCCTACATGCGCAGCGCCGCGCAGGTGAAGGACCGCCCGCTCGAGGAGCGGCAGCGCGCGTTCAGCATGACCTTCGCCATTGTCGCCGGCGCCGGCGCGGTGGCGATGGTGCTCGCCGCGCTGGCGGCGCGGCCGCTGGCCGACGCGTTCAAACTTCCCGTCACCGGCTTCCTCTACCTGCTGGCGATCGTCTACACCGACTCGCTGATCGCCGTCCCCTACGCGCACCTGCGCATGACCGGGCGGGCGATGCGCTACGCCGTGCTGCGCCTGCTCTTCGTGGGCGTCAGCGTGGCGCTCAACATCGTGCTGATCGCGGTGCTGCGCTGGGGGGTCGACGCCGTCTTCCTCTCCAACCTGATCGCCAACCTCGTGGTCCTGGCACTGTTCACGGGGGAGATCGCGAAGCTCTTCCGCCCGCGGCTGCTGCGCGGGGCCGAGTGGAAGCCGCTCTGGCACTACGCGCTGCCCATCATGCCCGCCATGTTCGCGGTGATGGTGGTGGAGAACGGCGACCGGATGGTGCTGAACTGGCTTCCCGAGCGCGTGTCCAAGGCGGTGTACCACATGTCCACCAAGGACGTGTTGGGGATCTACAACTTCAACTACAAGCTGGGCGTGGCGATGCTGCTCGTCGCCCAGATGTTCCGCATGGCGTGGACGCCGTTCTCGCTGCAGCACGGGCGCGACCCCGACGCCCCGCGCCTGTTCTCGCGCGTGCTGACGGCGGTGATGCTGGTGTGCTCGGTGGCCTTCCTGGGGCTGGCGCTCTTCGTCCCCTCGCTGGTCGGCATCCCCGCCATCTACCGCTGGCCCACGTCGCCGGCGTACTGGCTGGGGCTGTCTATCATGCCGGTGATCCTGCTGGGCTACGTGTTCAGCGCCATCTACGCGGTGGTCACGGCGGGGCTGTACATCGAGAAGAAGACGGGCGTGCTCCCGTGGATCGCCGGCGCGGGCGCGGCCATCAACGTGGCCATCTGCGTCGTGGCCGCGCGGCACTCGATGGTGGCCGTGGCGTGGGCCACGCCGGCGAGCTACGCGCTGATGGCGGCGCTGGGCGCGTGGCAGGGGAACCGCGTCTATCCCGTGCCGTGGGAGTGGCTGCGGCTGGCGCACGTGGGCGCCATCGTGACCGCCATCTTCTTCGCGGACCGGTGGCTGGCGGGGCACGGGTGGGGCGCGACGGAGTGGCGGTCGGTGGGGGTGAAGCTGCTGCTCCTGCTGGCCTTCCCCGCCCTGCTGGCGCTCACCCGCTTCTTCCGCCCCGGCGAGCTCAAGGCCATGCGCCGCCTGGTCCCCATCGGCCGCAAGCCCGCCGCCGCCTGA
- a CDS encoding PfkB family carbohydrate kinase produces the protein MERLTRARLDDILERARGLRVAVAGDVMLDVYLVGAVSRISPEAPVPVVHVTEERFALGGAANVAANVAALGAEVHLVGYVGADESGRQIRRALAEMDGGAIHARLVERGDRPTTTKTRVVAKHQQVVRFDREHADELPDDCAGELCDAVRAAVEASDALVLEDYNKGVLAPAVIRAALAAASERGVPSVVDPKFRNFMEFGGATVFKPNALELGAALGARVRPDDDAWLEDARRRVGARHLLLTLGEEGMALRSEGAPATFRIPTVAREVFDVSGAGDTVTAFVAVALAAGASIEEAAVLANLAAGIEVAKPGVAVVTPDELRAMVAD, from the coding sequence ATGGAACGGCTCACACGCGCGCGGCTGGACGACATCCTGGAGCGGGCGCGCGGCCTGCGCGTGGCCGTGGCCGGCGACGTGATGCTCGACGTGTACCTGGTCGGCGCCGTCTCGCGCATCTCCCCCGAGGCGCCCGTCCCCGTGGTCCACGTCACCGAGGAGCGGTTCGCGCTGGGCGGCGCGGCCAACGTCGCCGCCAACGTGGCCGCGCTCGGCGCGGAGGTCCATCTCGTGGGCTACGTGGGCGCGGACGAGAGCGGCCGGCAGATCCGCCGCGCGCTGGCGGAGATGGACGGCGGCGCGATCCACGCGCGCCTGGTGGAGCGCGGCGACCGGCCGACCACGACCAAGACGCGCGTGGTCGCCAAGCACCAGCAGGTGGTTCGCTTCGACCGCGAGCACGCCGACGAGCTGCCGGACGACTGCGCGGGCGAGCTCTGCGACGCGGTGCGCGCGGCGGTCGAGGCGAGTGACGCGCTGGTGCTGGAAGACTACAACAAGGGCGTGCTGGCGCCGGCGGTGATCCGCGCCGCGCTCGCCGCCGCGTCGGAGCGGGGCGTTCCCAGCGTGGTCGACCCCAAGTTCCGCAACTTCATGGAATTCGGCGGGGCCACGGTGTTCAAGCCCAACGCGCTGGAGCTGGGCGCCGCGCTGGGCGCGCGGGTGCGGCCGGACGACGACGCGTGGCTGGAGGACGCCCGCCGCCGCGTCGGCGCGCGCCACCTGCTGCTGACGCTGGGCGAGGAGGGGATGGCGCTGCGCTCCGAGGGCGCGCCCGCCACCTTCCGCATCCCCACCGTGGCCCGCGAGGTGTTCGACGTCAGCGGCGCGGGCGACACGGTGACGGCCTTCGTCGCCGTCGCCCTGGCCGCGGGCGCGAGCATCGAGGAAGCCGCCGTGCTCGCCAACCTCGCCGCGGGGATCGAGGTCGCCAAGCCCGGCGTCGCCGTCGTCACCCCCGACGAGCTCCGCGCGATGGTGGCGGATTGA
- a CDS encoding TonB-dependent receptor plug domain-containing protein, whose translation MTLKRLTCRAGLVLLPLAAAACADRMTAADSKPRPSSIAELLQARVSSVQVREQAKGSGARIRICNYVQMVPEHPPLYVVNGRKVSHNDIHAMAIDPAKIENMEIIKGPSATERYGIEAVNGVVLITLRP comes from the coding sequence ATGACCCTGAAGCGTCTGACCTGTCGTGCCGGGTTGGTGCTGCTCCCGCTGGCCGCGGCGGCGTGCGCCGACCGCATGACCGCCGCCGACTCCAAGCCGCGGCCCTCGTCCATCGCCGAACTGCTGCAGGCGCGCGTGTCCTCGGTACAGGTGAGGGAACAGGCGAAGGGTTCGGGTGCGCGCATCCGGATCTGCAACTACGTCCAGATGGTGCCCGAGCACCCGCCCCTGTACGTGGTGAACGGCCGCAAGGTCTCGCACAACGACATCCACGCCATGGCGATCGATCCCGCGAAGATCGAGAACATGGAGATCATCAAGGGTCCCTCCGCGACGGAACGCTACGGCATCGAGGCGGTCAACGGCGTGGTGCTGATCACGCTCAGGCCCTGA
- the arcC gene encoding carbamate kinase: MADEHTIVIALGGNALAQPGEEGTITQQFRHTRESLGAVVELARDGWRIAIVHGNGPQVGNALIRNEHARHLVPPLPLGVLVAATEGWIGYMIQQSLQNALRRAGVDRQVVSIVTQVLVDPRDPELERPTKPIGRTMDEETARALAAEMGGDVAEVKGGWRRVVPSPRPLEIVERPMIRSLVAEGHLVIAAGGGGCPVYADPRWGGGLEGVDAVVDKDRAAAILGRDIGAAVLVILTDVDAVYAGWGTERQRALRRLTVDEAEELLRAGELGEGSMAPKVEAAAAFVRSGGRRAVIARLDQGREAVAGEAGTEIYSPES, encoded by the coding sequence GTGGCGGACGAGCACACCATCGTGATCGCGCTGGGCGGCAACGCGCTGGCGCAGCCGGGAGAGGAAGGGACCATCACCCAGCAGTTCCGGCACACGCGCGAGAGCCTGGGCGCGGTGGTGGAGCTGGCGCGCGACGGGTGGCGCATCGCCATCGTGCACGGCAACGGGCCGCAGGTAGGGAACGCGCTGATCCGCAACGAGCACGCGCGCCACCTCGTTCCGCCGCTCCCACTGGGCGTGCTGGTGGCGGCGACCGAGGGGTGGATCGGCTACATGATCCAGCAGTCGCTGCAAAACGCGCTGCGCCGCGCCGGCGTCGACCGCCAGGTGGTGAGCATCGTCACCCAGGTTCTGGTCGACCCGCGGGACCCCGAGTTGGAGCGGCCGACCAAGCCCATCGGCCGCACGATGGACGAGGAGACGGCGCGCGCGCTGGCCGCCGAGATGGGCGGCGACGTGGCGGAGGTGAAGGGCGGCTGGCGGCGCGTGGTTCCCAGCCCGCGGCCGCTGGAGATCGTGGAGCGGCCGATGATCCGCTCGCTCGTCGCCGAAGGTCATCTCGTCATCGCGGCCGGCGGCGGGGGATGCCCCGTCTACGCCGACCCGCGGTGGGGCGGGGGGCTGGAGGGGGTGGACGCGGTGGTCGACAAGGACCGCGCCGCCGCCATCCTGGGCCGCGACATCGGCGCCGCGGTGCTGGTGATCCTCACCGACGTCGACGCGGTCTACGCCGGCTGGGGGACGGAGCGCCAGCGCGCCCTCCGCCGTCTCACCGTGGACGAGGCGGAGGAGCTGCTCCGCGCCGGCGAGCTGGGCGAGGGGAGCATGGCGCCCAAGGTCGAGGCCGCGGCTGCGTTCGTGCGCAGCGGCGGCCGCCGCGCCGTGATCGCGCGGCTGGACCAGGGGCGGGAAGCGGTGGCGGGGGAGGCGGGGACGGAGATTTACAGTCCTGAGTCCTAA
- the ndk gene encoding nucleoside-diphosphate kinase produces MSRTFAIIKPDAVQNGHAGKIIAHLQDAGFRILGMKLTQVSMPQARKFYEVHAQRPFYGELTEFMSSGPSVVLALEAENAVQKWRDTIGATDPAEAADGTIRKLYAESKGRNAVHGSDSDENAEIEIAFFFSGLELVG; encoded by the coding sequence ATGTCCCGTACCTTCGCCATCATCAAGCCCGACGCCGTGCAGAACGGCCATGCCGGGAAGATCATCGCCCACCTCCAGGACGCCGGCTTCCGCATCCTGGGGATGAAGCTCACGCAGGTCTCCATGCCGCAGGCGCGCAAGTTCTACGAGGTGCACGCGCAGCGGCCGTTCTACGGCGAGCTGACCGAGTTCATGTCCAGCGGCCCGTCCGTCGTGCTGGCGCTGGAGGCGGAGAACGCGGTGCAGAAGTGGCGCGACACCATCGGCGCCACCGACCCCGCCGAGGCGGCCGACGGCACCATCCGCAAGCTCTACGCGGAGAGCAAGGGCCGGAACGCCGTCCACGGCTCCGACAGCGACGAGAACGCGGAGATCGAGATCGCCTTCTTCTTCAGCGGCCTCGAGCTGGTCGGCTGA
- a CDS encoding RidA family protein, with product MASYLEQVQTDQAPAAIGPYSQGMIAGGLVFTAGQIPLDPATMQLEDGDIAAQTERVMQNVAAVLRAAGADLSTVVKTTVFLRDMDDFAAMNEVYGRHFGDHKPARSTVQAARLPRDVAVEIEAIAVVRNS from the coding sequence ATGGCATCGTATCTCGAGCAGGTCCAGACCGACCAGGCGCCCGCGGCCATCGGCCCCTACAGCCAGGGGATGATCGCCGGCGGGCTGGTGTTCACCGCGGGGCAGATCCCCCTCGATCCGGCCACCATGCAGCTGGAGGACGGCGACATCGCCGCGCAGACGGAGCGGGTGATGCAGAACGTGGCCGCGGTGCTGCGGGCCGCGGGCGCCGACCTCTCCACCGTGGTAAAGACGACGGTGTTCCTGCGCGACATGGACGACTTCGCGGCCATGAACGAGGTCTACGGCCGCCACTTCGGCGACCACAAGCCGGCGCGCTCCACCGTGCAGGCCGCCCGCCTCCCGCGCGACGTGGCGGTGGAGATCGAGGCCATCGCCGTGGTGCGCAACAGCTAG
- a CDS encoding peptidoglycan-binding domain-containing protein: MRARPTSAAWRCLGALVLAALPATTLAAQVRAVLPAGSVIIVRTTSPLESGTARVGNTFETVVADSVGVDNYTVIPAGSRIRGVVTFTQAADAQRSGVMEVDFDRLTLPNGTVYALRGKLTSTDPAERRQIEAQGDPRVVLVGGRGGVGAAIAGAGSERSPASGILAALGTMLSQGRDVRVPAGTPLAVQLEQQLVLNRRGAARAPDAFTLYTAADRIRAAQQALARLNYYRGPLTGQLDDATQRALFEFQVDRGIMATGNLDGRTAEALGISGGAGAADGAVLSAEEASLLRRAAQALVGRYRQELAVGATGRLDARRSYGADEIELWFALSGFADNASLYEQLVRVSGNAEASEAAGAALVSAARRVDAAMQRSRTSQQVQGAWSSMRAPLSRLDPAYR, encoded by the coding sequence ATGCGAGCCAGACCAACCTCGGCCGCGTGGCGATGCCTGGGCGCCCTGGTATTGGCGGCGCTCCCGGCGACCACCCTCGCTGCGCAGGTACGCGCCGTCCTCCCCGCGGGCAGCGTCATCATCGTCCGGACGACTTCGCCGCTGGAATCGGGCACGGCGCGGGTCGGAAACACGTTCGAGACGGTGGTGGCCGACTCCGTCGGCGTCGACAACTACACCGTGATCCCGGCGGGAAGCCGGATCCGCGGGGTGGTGACCTTCACCCAGGCCGCGGACGCGCAGCGCTCGGGCGTCATGGAGGTCGACTTCGACCGGCTGACCCTGCCGAACGGAACGGTGTACGCCCTGCGCGGGAAGCTGACCAGCACCGACCCCGCCGAGCGGCGCCAGATCGAGGCGCAGGGCGACCCGCGGGTGGTGCTGGTGGGCGGGCGCGGCGGCGTGGGCGCGGCGATCGCCGGCGCCGGCTCCGAGCGGAGCCCCGCCTCGGGGATCCTGGCGGCGCTGGGCACGATGCTCTCGCAGGGCCGCGACGTCCGGGTGCCGGCCGGCACTCCGCTGGCGGTGCAGCTGGAACAGCAGCTGGTGCTGAATCGCCGCGGTGCCGCGCGGGCGCCCGACGCCTTTACCCTCTATACCGCGGCCGACCGGATCCGCGCGGCCCAGCAGGCGCTCGCGCGGCTGAACTACTACCGCGGCCCGCTCACCGGCCAGCTCGACGACGCCACGCAGCGCGCCCTGTTCGAGTTCCAGGTCGACCGGGGGATCATGGCCACCGGGAACCTCGACGGCAGGACCGCGGAGGCGCTCGGCATCTCCGGCGGGGCGGGCGCCGCGGACGGCGCGGTCCTCTCGGCCGAGGAAGCGTCTCTCCTGCGCCGGGCGGCGCAGGCCCTGGTGGGGCGCTACCGCCAGGAGCTGGCGGTCGGCGCCACCGGGCGGCTCGACGCGCGGCGGAGCTACGGCGCGGACGAGATCGAGCTGTGGTTCGCGCTTTCCGGCTTCGCGGACAACGCCTCGCTGTACGAGCAGCTCGTCCGCGTCTCCGGGAACGCCGAGGCGTCCGAGGCGGCGGGGGCGGCGCTGGTCTCGGCGGCGCGGCGGGTCGACGCCGCCATGCAGCGCTCGCGCACCTCGCAGCAGGTCCAGGGCGCCTGGTCGTCGATGCGCGCCCCGCTCTCGCGCCTGGACCCCGCCTACCGGTAG
- the sucD gene encoding succinate--CoA ligase subunit alpha, with amino-acid sequence MSIFIDNSTKLVVQGITGRDGSFHAKQMIEYGTQVVAGVTPGKGGQTFEGQVPIFDTVADAVKATGANTSVIYVPPAFAADAMYEAADAGVDFIVAITEGVPVLDMTRVRPYVMEKGARLLGPNCPGLISPGKSKVGIIPGHITEPGPVGLVSRSGTLTYEVVFKLKQAGIGTTTCVGIGGDPINGTNFIDCLAAFEADPETKAVVMIGEIGGTDEQDAARYVKENLSKPVVGFIAGQTAPPGRRMGHAGAIISGSAGTAEEKMQAFRDNGIGVARRPLDVVGLIQEAL; translated from the coding sequence GTGAGCATCTTCATCGACAACTCCACGAAGCTGGTGGTGCAGGGGATCACGGGCCGCGACGGCTCGTTCCACGCGAAGCAGATGATCGAGTACGGCACGCAGGTGGTCGCGGGCGTCACCCCGGGGAAGGGCGGGCAGACGTTCGAGGGGCAGGTGCCGATCTTCGACACCGTGGCCGACGCGGTGAAGGCCACCGGCGCCAACACCTCCGTCATCTACGTTCCCCCCGCCTTCGCGGCCGACGCGATGTACGAGGCGGCCGACGCGGGGGTGGACTTCATCGTGGCCATCACCGAGGGCGTGCCCGTGCTCGACATGACGCGCGTCCGCCCGTACGTGATGGAGAAGGGCGCGCGGCTGCTGGGCCCCAACTGTCCGGGCCTCATCTCCCCCGGCAAGAGCAAGGTGGGGATCATCCCCGGCCACATCACCGAGCCCGGCCCCGTCGGTCTGGTCTCGCGCTCGGGGACGCTCACCTACGAAGTCGTCTTCAAGCTCAAGCAGGCGGGGATCGGCACCACCACGTGCGTGGGGATCGGCGGCGACCCGATCAACGGCACCAACTTCATCGACTGCCTGGCCGCGTTCGAGGCCGATCCCGAGACGAAGGCCGTCGTGATGATCGGCGAGATCGGGGGGACCGACGAGCAGGACGCGGCGCGCTACGTGAAGGAGAACCTGAGCAAGCCCGTGGTCGGCTTCATCGCCGGGCAGACGGCGCCCCCGGGGCGGCGGATGGGCCACGCCGGCGCCATCATCTCCGGCAGCGCGGGAACGGCGGAGGAGAAGATGCAGGCCTTCCGCGACAACGGCATCGGCGTGGCGCGCCGGCCGCTGGACGTCGTGGGGCTGATCCAGGAGGCACTCTGA
- a CDS encoding nitroreductase family protein, protein MAETTHSFRPLGFQRLPVDEMLARARDFHAEMDRRRSTRAFSRDPVPRELIELAIRTASTGPSGAHQQPWTFVVVGDPELKRRIREAAEAEERVNYGGRMPPEWIEALAPMGTDLVKTHITDAPYVVVLFRQIYGLGPAGEHVTHYYTTESCGIAAGLFIAAVHHMGLVTLTHTPSPMGFLGQLLGRPENEKAFLLLPVGYPAADASVPDLHRKPLEAVSAWFERDGDAAAPGLPEAG, encoded by the coding sequence ATGGCCGAAACCACGCACTCGTTCCGTCCGTTGGGGTTCCAGCGCCTCCCCGTGGACGAGATGCTGGCGCGCGCCCGCGACTTCCACGCGGAGATGGACCGCCGCCGCAGCACCCGCGCCTTCTCGCGCGACCCCGTGCCGCGCGAGCTGATCGAGCTGGCCATCCGCACCGCGTCGACCGGGCCCTCCGGCGCGCACCAGCAGCCGTGGACCTTCGTCGTGGTGGGCGACCCGGAGCTGAAGCGGCGGATTCGCGAAGCGGCCGAGGCCGAGGAGCGCGTGAACTACGGCGGCCGCATGCCCCCCGAGTGGATCGAGGCGCTGGCGCCGATGGGCACCGACCTGGTGAAGACCCACATCACCGACGCGCCGTACGTGGTCGTGCTCTTCCGCCAGATCTACGGCCTGGGCCCCGCGGGCGAGCACGTGACGCACTACTACACCACCGAGAGCTGCGGCATCGCGGCGGGGCTGTTCATCGCCGCCGTGCACCACATGGGGCTGGTGACGCTCACCCATACGCCCTCGCCCATGGGCTTCCTGGGGCAGCTGCTCGGGCGGCCGGAGAACGAGAAGGCGTTCCTCCTCCTTCCCGTGGGCTACCCCGCCGCCGACGCCTCCGTCCCCGACCTGCACCGCAAGCCGCTGGAGGCCGTCTCCGCCTGGTTCGAGAGAGATGGCGATGCGGCGGCCCCCGGTTTGCCTGAGGCGGGGTGA
- a CDS encoding phage holin family protein: MKLILRWLITAAAVWAAAHFVPGIHYSGGFKTLLVVALIFGLVNALVRPIVKGLACGVIVLTLGLAIFIINALMLLLTSFLSRHFGYDFTVDGFVPALVGSVVISLVSWVLSMVLVDDDDERR; the protein is encoded by the coding sequence GTGAAACTCATCCTCCGCTGGCTGATCACCGCCGCCGCCGTGTGGGCCGCGGCGCACTTCGTCCCCGGTATCCACTACTCCGGTGGGTTCAAGACGCTGCTGGTGGTGGCGCTCATCTTCGGGCTGGTGAACGCGCTCGTCCGCCCCATCGTCAAGGGGCTGGCGTGCGGTGTGATCGTGCTGACGCTCGGGCTGGCGATCTTCATCATCAACGCGCTGATGCTGCTGCTCACCAGCTTCCTGTCGCGCCATTTCGGCTACGACTTCACCGTCGACGGCTTCGTCCCCGCGCTGGTCGGCTCCGTGGTGATCAGCCTGGTCTCCTGGGTGCTGTCGATGGTGCTGGTGGACGACGACGATGAGCGCCGGTAA